CCGGCGGGTGCAAGGGCGGCGGATCGGAGTTCTGGCGGCCCGGCGGTCGGGACCAGGCGGTGCATTCCGGCCGACCGGCGTCGCCGAACTGGATGTCACCCCACTGACGGATGCGGACTCCCTCCGCCTCCTCGCGCGTCGTTTCGCTCACCTCCCCCGAAGTGTTCTGTCCTCCGTGGCCGGTGACGCGCAGGGCAATCCGCTGGCACTGCTCGAGTTCGCCGGGACCACGGGCGCATCAGGTGACCGCGCCGGCTGGGTGGGCGGACCGGCCCGAGATGTCAGCGCACTCTTCGGCGCTCGGATCGGTCGACTACCCGAGCGGACCCGCGACCTGCTCCTGTTGGCCGCCCTCGAGGGCTCCGGCGATCTCCGAATCCTCCAAGTGGTCGGTGCGTCAGAAGGTTTCGACGACCTGGCCGCGGCCGAACGTGATCACCTGGTGATCGTCGAGGAGGATGACCACATCATTCGGTTCCGGCATCCGCTGGTCAGGTCGGCGGTGGTCGACGGTTCCACCGCGGAGCAGCGGCGCACGGCGCACCGACGGCTCGCGGACGTGCTGGTCGACCAGCCCGACCGTCGTGGTGTCCACTTGGCGAAGTCGACGACCACGCCTGACGAGTCCGTTGCCTCGGTGGTCGAGGTGGCGGCCCAGACCAGCTTGCGCCGAGGCGATCCCGGCGGGGCGGTCGCGATGTTGCGACGGGCGGCGGAGCTGAGTCCGGAGGCCGAAAAGGGGAGGCGGCGGTTGTCGCAGGCCGCCTATGTCGCCGCCTGGATCGCCGGTGAACTCGACACGTCTCATGAACTGTTGCACGCGCTCCAGGGGGTTCCCGGGGGTCAACCGATCGGAGCCACTGCGGCGGCTGCGTTTCTCGTCCTCGTCACCGAGGGTGACGCAGACACCGCGTACACCATGTTGATGCCGGCGCTCGAGGCCGCGACGTCCGTCGACGGTCCGCGCACCGGCGACGTCGAAGACGCTCTCTTCACTCTCACCCTCGCAGCGGACTATCTCGGTGGCCGTGAGTACTGGCAGCCGTTGATGGATCTCGTCGGGCGATTCCCCGACCCGTCAACGGCATCCGCAGCAACACTGGCCCGCGTCCACCATGATCTCGGCTCGATGGACAACGAGCAGCTGCGGCGCCTTGACGCGGCGATCGACCGTCTGCGCGATGAGACCGACACCGACATCGTGATCCGCACCGCACTGGTCGCCTCGTACGTCGATCGCCTGCCCGGATGCCGGGAGTCTGTCACGCGGGTCATCCGTGACGGCGGTGCGGTCGGATCGAGCATGCCTGGTCTCATCTACCTTGCCCTCGATCATCTCTATGCTGCAAGGCTTTCAGCGGCGTCGGATGCCGCAGCAGAGCTCATCACACTGTCCGAGAGGACCGGGTACCCGCTGTGGGCTCAGGTGGGGCACTACGCCGCAGCGATGGCTGCGGCGGAGCGCGGGGACCTCGAAGAGTCCATCGAACACTGCGAGCGGATCTGGGGCTGGTCCGGTCCTCGCCGGGTGCACCGGCTCGTGAAATGTGCCCACTTCGCCAGGGCCAGGGCGGCACTCGGAGTCGCCGACTTCGAGACGGCTCACCGCCACGCGGTGGAGGTGTGCACACCTGGTGAGCTCGCCCGCTTCAATCCCGAGGCGGTATGGGCTGCACCAGATCTCATCGAGGCCGCAGTGCGCACCGGGCGGGTCGACGAGGCCCGTGCACACGCCGAAGCGTTCCGCTCGGCCGGCCTCGAACGCATCTCGTCGCGGTTGGCTCTCATCTCCGGGTTGTGTACCGCGATGGCGTCAGAACCCGACGAGGCCGTACGGATACACGAGGAGACACTGACGATCCCGGGCCGCGAACAGTGGCCCTTCGAGGTCGGTCGAGTACACCTCGCATCCGGTGAGGTTCTTCGTCGTCAGGGTCGAGCACGTGATGCTCGGCGGCAGCTGGACGCTGCGCGAAAGTTGTTCGCCGACATCGGAGCTCGTACATGGTTGAGCCGTGCGAACACCGAGCTGCGTGCCACGGGGATGAGTCGTGCGCGGTCGAGGTCGGAACTCACTCCGCAGGAACTCGAGGTCGCGAGACTTGCGGCGTCGGGTCTGTCGAACCCGCAGATCGCCGAGCGGTTGTTTCTGTCGCCACGCACCGTCTCGTCGCACCTGTATCGGTTGTTCCCCAAACTCGGAATCACCTCGCGGGCAGCGCTTCGTGATGCGCTCGATGCCTTGGCAGGTACCGACTGAGGTCGATGGAACCGTTTGGCGCACAACGTGTTGGTTACCGGGACCTTGTGGATGAGAATCCGAGTTTGTCGGTGGGTTGATCTAGATTGGGTGGTGACAGATTCAGCCATCCAGGTTGGGCTGTAGACGTTGTGGGGGCAGCGTGTCGCGTGCGTGGACCGATCTACCGGGCGAGTTCCTCGCCGGGGTCGATCCTGCCCACCCCGAACAGTCCGACACCGCAACCCATATGGAACGGTTCGGTTCGATCCGCCACGGCGAGGCTTACCTGGCGTGGTGCCGGTATGAATCGATCATCACCGTCTACGACCAGCTCGTGGTCAACACCGGTGGCGGGTTCTTCATCGACCGCTACACCGAGATGGTGACCCGGGTGTGCCGTGAAGCCGCGATCACCCGCTACCAGGCCGATCAGTGGGTCGGTGAAGCACTCGCCCTGCGTGACCGGTTGCCGAAGGTGTTGACCACGCTGCGCGATGGCATCCTGTCGCGCCAGTTGATCCAGACGGTCATCTCCCGTACCGACCTCATTTCCGATGACGCGGTCATGGCTGATCTCGATGCCGAGATCGAACGCATCGTGCGTAATCGCAAGGGCGCGTGGGCCAACCCGAAACTCCGGGACATGGTCGATCGGCTGGTGTTCCGTCACGATCCTGATGCGGTGCGCGAACGCCGCAAGGAAGCGTTGGACAAGCGTGGGATGTGGACCGAGAACTTCGTCGACGGGACCGGTGAGATCACCGGTGTGATGGCGGCGGAGAACATTCGTATTGCCGCGAAAGCGGTGACAGCGTTGGCCGATACCGTCTGCGCCCAGGACGGGCGCAACCGTAACCAGCGCAATTCCGATGCCATGTTCGCGCTGTTGACTGGCACCGTCTTCGATTGCCAGTGCGGGCGGGAGGATTGTGACGCCGAGATCCCCGACCCCGCCGAGGTGGTCCGCGCGGTGAGTACTGAGGTCGTCGTCCACGTGGTCACCGATGCCGCCACCCTCGCCGGGGCTTCGGGGATCGGTTGGGTCGACGGCCACGGGATCATCTCTGATGAGCATGTGCGTGATCTCGCCACCCGGCCCGACGCGACCATCAAGCCTGTCACCCCGGTGCGGACACCCCCGGCCCGCGTCGTCGCCGAGGATGTCCCGTCGAAGGATGTCGTGGTCGTCTACCCGGGTGCGCAAGCCGCGGACCCGTACCGGCCGACCGCTGCGTGTGCGGATTTCGTGCGGGTGCGTGACGGGTACTGCACCGAACCCGGCTGCGCCCAGTCCGCTTTCGGTAGCGATCTGGACCACGTCACCGAGTACGACCACACCCACCCCACCCAGGGTGGGCCGACGGCCAGTGAGAACCTCAACGCCAAATGCCGGTTCGGGCACCTACACAAAACGTTCGGCGACTGGATCGACACCCAGTACCGCGACGACGACGGCCACCTGGTCACCGAATACCGCACGTCCGAGGGGTTCGTCATCCCCGGTGACGCCGAAACCCTCGAAGACTCCTTCCCGAACCTGCGGCGTATCCGCTACGAACAGCCACCCCAAGCCCCACCGACCCCACGGGTCATCACCGGCGACGAACCGCCGCGCCCACGCAACCGACTGGCAGACAAACACGCCAGACGGCGAGCCGAACGCGCCCGCAACCAGCGAGAACGCGAACGCCGTCAGCAGGCCGACGGACCTCCGCCCTTCTGATGACCGACTGACCTAAGTCAGTACCGTCGTCGGATTGCAGTCACCTGACGGAGGCTGTCGACCCGTGTGTGGAGCGACGCTGGAGCGGTCATCAATACCGCCCACCGGGCACGATCGCGAGGAGCACATCATGCCTTTCGTCACCACCACCGACGGCGTCGAGATCTTCTACAAGGACTGGGGCGCCGGTCAGCCGATCGTGTTTCATCACGGCTGGCCCCTCAGCTCCGATGACTGGGACGCCCAACTGCTGTTCTTCGTCCAGCAGGGATTTCGGGTGATCGCTCACGACCGCCGCGGCCACGGACGCTCGGCACAGGTCGGCAACGGACACGACATGGACCACTACGCAGCCGACGCCGCGGCGGTCGCCGAGCACCTGGACCTGCGCGACGCCATCCATGTCGGACACTCCACGGGCGGTGGCGAGGTTGCCCGCTACGTCGCACGGCACGGCGTCGGCCGCGTGGCCAAGGCCGTCCTCATCGGTGCTGTTCCGCCGATCATGGTTAAGACGGAAGCCAATCCGGGCGGCTTGCCGATAGAGGTGTTCGACGGCTTCCGCGACGGTGTGGCCGGCGACCGCTCGCAGTTTTACCTCGACGTCGCGTCGGGACCGTTCTACGGCTACAACCGTCCGGGCGCCGAAGCATCGCAGGGCGTCATCTACAACTGGTGGCGCCAGGGCATGGCCGGCGACGCGAAGGCGCATTACGAAGGCATCAAGGCGTTCTCGGAGACCGACTTCACCGAGGACCTCAAGGCCATCAGCGTGCCGACCCTGATCATGCACGGCGACGACGACCAGGTTGTCCCGATCGCCGACTCCGCCGAATGGTCGGTGAAGCTGGTGCCGAACGCCACGCTGAAGGTCTACCCGGGCCTCTCGCAAGGCATGTGCACGGTCAACGCCGCGACCATCAACGCCGATCTACTCGACTACATCAAGAACTGAGGAATGTCCGTGAACACATCCACCACACTGCCCGGTGGCACCTGGACCCTGGGGTGACACAACAGTCACCAGATTCGGTTACGGCGCAATGCAACTCGCCGGTCCGTGGGTGATGGGTCCGCCCGCCGACCCCGACGCGGCACGCGCCGTGCTCCGCGACGTCGTCGAGCAGGGCATCACCCACATCGACACCAGCGACGCCTATGGACCGCGTGTCACCAACGACCTGATCCGAGAAACCCTTCATCCGTATCCGGACTCGCTGTTCATCGCAACGAAGGTCGGCGCCACCCGGGACGCCGAGGGCGGCTGGCCACCGGCCCGGGAACCCGAGGACCTACGTAAACAGGTTCACGACAACCTTCTTGCCCTCGGCGTCGAGGCGCTCGACCTCGTCAACATGCGGATGGGCGACACGCTGGGGCTGCAGGCGGGTTCGATCGCCGAGGGGATGGAGACGCTCGTCGAGCTGCAGCGGGACGGATTGATCCGACACCTCGGGGTCAGCAACGTGACCGTCGAGCAGGTCGCCGAGGCACGTTCCGTCGCCCCGATCGTCTGCGTCCAGAACATGTACAACCTCGCCCATCGCGCCGACGACGCCCTTATCGACGAACTCGCCGCCGACGGCATCGCGTACGTGCCGTTCTTTCCGCTCGGCGGCTTCTCGCCGCTGCAGTCCGAAGCGCTGTCCCGGGTCGCCGGCCGCCTGGGCGCCACACCCATGTCCGTCGCACTGGCCTGGCTGCTTCAGCGTTCACCGAACATCCTGCTCATCCCCGGGACGTCGTCGGCTGCACACCTCCGCGAGAACATCGCGGGCGCGGGACTGCAACTGACCGAAGAAGACATCGCCGAACTCGACACCATCAGCGCCTGACGAGAACCGGCAAGTGGGCTCGTGACTTATCTCCTCGGGGGTGTAACACTGTAATCATGTAATACAGCTCGAGGAGGCGGTCATGAAAAACGCGCAACAGGGAAGCCGAGGGTCGGGCGGGCGTCGTGGTGGTTGGCAGCGGGCCGAACTGCCCGACGCCGGGGATGCGGCCGCGTGGTTCGCCGGCCGCCTGCCCGACGCCTGGTTCACCGGACCCGCAGAGGTCACCGTCGACCGCGACGAGATAACCGTCATCGGAATGCTCGAGCCACCGACGACCGGCAACGATGCCGACGTACGCGCCGCCGCGCAGGGGCGGGCGTCGAGGTTCCGCGAGGAGACCCGCGCCGAACGGATGTCGATTGCCGACGAGGCGCAGGCCCGCTACGCAAGAAAGGTCTCGTGGGGTGTCGCCGTCGGCGACGAGCGAATCCTCTTCACTCATCTCGCAGTACCGGTCATGACGCGACTCCGTCAGCCGGAACGACGCGTGCTCGACACGCTTGTCGACGCCGGGGTCGCCCGGTCGAGGGCCGACGCACTGGCCTGGTCGGTCAAACTGGTCGGCGCCCACACCGAAGAGTGGCTGGGCAAATTGCGTGCCGCAATGGACGAGGTGGACAACTTGCGTGCCGAAGGTCCCGGTCTGTGACCGATTTTCGGTCTGAAGCGGGGATACTGATCCGATGCTGATCGGAATCCTCGCGGCCGTCTTCGCGGCACTCGCCTACGGAACGGCCTCGGTGCTGCAGGCACGGGGCGCGCAGAGCGTCGACGACACGGGTGCCGGGCCTGGTGAGGCGCCGTCGTTGCGATCGACCATCGCGGCCATGCTGACGGTGGCGTTCATCGCGGGAATGGCGCTGGACGGTATCGGTTTCCTCGGCAACCTCGTGGCGGCGCGGATGATCCCGCTGTTCCTCGCACAGCCGATCGTCAGCGCCAACCTGGTCGTGACCGTGGTGCTGGCGACCATCGTGCTGAAAGCGAAGCTGTCCCAGCGCGATTGGATCGCCATCGGTGTCGTCGTGGTGTCGTTGGTGCTGCTCGGGTTCGCCGCGGGCGACGAGGGACGCAAACACGAATGGTGGCTGCATTGGGCGGTTCTCATCGCAGCGGTCGTCATCCTCGGTCTCGGGGCGGCGATCCTCCCGCGGATGCAGAGCCGGGTCGCGGTGCTGGCCGGCCTGTCCGGCGGTGTCCTGTTCGGCGTTCTCGCCGTCGCGGTGCGAATCCTCGACGGCCTCGACCCCTTCGATCTCGGTGAACTCGTCACCGACCCCGCCCTGTACGCCATCATCCTGGCGGGACCCGGTGGGTTCTACATGTTCACGGTGGCCCTGCAGAAGGGAGCGGTGAGCGCGGCGTCGGCGTCGCTGGTGGTCGGCGAGACCGTGGTGCCGGGCGTCATCGGGATCGTGGTCCTCGGCGACACCGTCCGGGAAGGCTGGGGACCGGTCGCGGTGGTCGCGTTCATCGCCGCCGTCGTCGGCGCGGTGGTCGTCGCCATGTCGCCGGTCGTCGAGGAGGTCGAACGAGCGGGGGAGAGCACACCGGTCGGCTGAACTGTGCCAGGTATGCCGCTTAAGCCGTCCAAAAGGCGACAACCCCGGCATCATTACTGCCCATGCGCCTGATGCTGCGGTTCCTGGCGACGCTGACCTCCGTGATCGGCATGGGGGTCTCCCTGTGTCTGGTGGCCCAACCGGCGACCGCCGCGCCAGTGCCGAACCCGGTCGCGGCGCCGAGCAGGCTCCCGTCGCAGGACCCCTTCTACGTGCCGCCCCGCGGTTACGAGAACCGGGTGCCGGGCGCGATACTACGAACCCGCCAGGTTCAACTCGGTTGGCGTGGAACGGATGTGCCGATCTCCGCGACGCAGATCCTGTACCGCAGCACGAACAACTTCGGCAAGCCGACGTCGACGGTCACCACCGTGATCTCTCCGCCGGGGGTCGGGCCAGGGGCGCCGCGTCGCCTCGTGTCGTACCACTCCTTCTACGACGCGCTGGGTTCCCAGTGCGACCCGTCGTATACGCTGCGCGGCGGTAACATGTCCGAGCGACCGATCGACATCAGCCTGGTCACCGGCCTGATGGCCGCCGGGTACACGGTGTCGGTGCCCGACTACGAGGGACGTGGACTGCGCTGGACGATCGCCCGCGAATCCGGGTACGCCGCTCTCGACGGTCTCCGGGCGACGCTGCGTCAACTTCGCGCCCCGGCGCACACGCCGATCGGACTGTTCGGCTATTCCGGCGGATCGGTGCCCACCGGGTTCGGTGCGGAACTGGCACCGAAGTACGCACCGGAGCTCAACATCATCGGGGCGGCGGCCGGCGGAGTGGTCGTCGACCCCATCCACAATCTGGGTTACATCAACGGTAAGCAGGACTGGGCCGGGGTCATCCCCGCGCTGATGGCCGTATACAACGAGACC
The sequence above is drawn from the Gordonia rubripertincta genome and encodes:
- a CDS encoding AAA family ATPase translates to MSDARAGLVGRDAELAALRTFLDSTRIDGAALLLTGDPGVGKTALLDAAVDTSRAAGMRVIRGSGIEFESELGFAVLHQLVLPLAAELGRLPESQRAALEVALGLEDGSAPSQIAVLNAALGLFAAAAADDPLLLVIDDLHVVDQPSIAAIGFIARRVQGRRIGVLAARRSGPGGAFRPTGVAELDVTPLTDADSLRLLARRFAHLPRSVLSSVAGDAQGNPLALLEFAGTTGASGDRAGWVGGPARDVSALFGARIGRLPERTRDLLLLAALEGSGDLRILQVVGASEGFDDLAAAERDHLVIVEEDDHIIRFRHPLVRSAVVDGSTAEQRRTAHRRLADVLVDQPDRRGVHLAKSTTTPDESVASVVEVAAQTSLRRGDPGGAVAMLRRAAELSPEAEKGRRRLSQAAYVAAWIAGELDTSHELLHALQGVPGGQPIGATAAAAFLVLVTEGDADTAYTMLMPALEAATSVDGPRTGDVEDALFTLTLAADYLGGREYWQPLMDLVGRFPDPSTASAATLARVHHDLGSMDNEQLRRLDAAIDRLRDETDTDIVIRTALVASYVDRLPGCRESVTRVIRDGGAVGSSMPGLIYLALDHLYAARLSAASDAAAELITLSERTGYPLWAQVGHYAAAMAAAERGDLEESIEHCERIWGWSGPRRVHRLVKCAHFARARAALGVADFETAHRHAVEVCTPGELARFNPEAVWAAPDLIEAAVRTGRVDEARAHAEAFRSAGLERISSRLALISGLCTAMASEPDEAVRIHEETLTIPGREQWPFEVGRVHLASGEVLRRQGRARDARRQLDAARKLFADIGARTWLSRANTELRATGMSRARSRSELTPQELEVARLAASGLSNPQIAERLFLSPRTVSSHLYRLFPKLGITSRAALRDALDALAGTD
- a CDS encoding HNH endonuclease signature motif containing protein, whose translation is MSRAWTDLPGEFLAGVDPAHPEQSDTATHMERFGSIRHGEAYLAWCRYESIITVYDQLVVNTGGGFFIDRYTEMVTRVCREAAITRYQADQWVGEALALRDRLPKVLTTLRDGILSRQLIQTVISRTDLISDDAVMADLDAEIERIVRNRKGAWANPKLRDMVDRLVFRHDPDAVRERRKEALDKRGMWTENFVDGTGEITGVMAAENIRIAAKAVTALADTVCAQDGRNRNQRNSDAMFALLTGTVFDCQCGREDCDAEIPDPAEVVRAVSTEVVVHVVTDAATLAGASGIGWVDGHGIISDEHVRDLATRPDATIKPVTPVRTPPARVVAEDVPSKDVVVVYPGAQAADPYRPTAACADFVRVRDGYCTEPGCAQSAFGSDLDHVTEYDHTHPTQGGPTASENLNAKCRFGHLHKTFGDWIDTQYRDDDGHLVTEYRTSEGFVIPGDAETLEDSFPNLRRIRYEQPPQAPPTPRVITGDEPPRPRNRLADKHARRRAERARNQRERERRQQADGPPPF
- a CDS encoding alpha/beta fold hydrolase translates to MPFVTTTDGVEIFYKDWGAGQPIVFHHGWPLSSDDWDAQLLFFVQQGFRVIAHDRRGHGRSAQVGNGHDMDHYAADAAAVAEHLDLRDAIHVGHSTGGGEVARYVARHGVGRVAKAVLIGAVPPIMVKTEANPGGLPIEVFDGFRDGVAGDRSQFYLDVASGPFYGYNRPGAEASQGVIYNWWRQGMAGDAKAHYEGIKAFSETDFTEDLKAISVPTLIMHGDDDQVVPIADSAEWSVKLVPNATLKVYPGLSQGMCTVNAATINADLLDYIKN
- a CDS encoding lipase family protein; protein product: MRLMLRFLATLTSVIGMGVSLCLVAQPATAAPVPNPVAAPSRLPSQDPFYVPPRGYENRVPGAILRTRQVQLGWRGTDVPISATQILYRSTNNFGKPTSTVTTVISPPGVGPGAPRRLVSYHSFYDALGSQCDPSYTLRGGNMSERPIDISLVTGLMAAGYTVSVPDYEGRGLRWTIARESGYAALDGLRATLRQLRAPAHTPIGLFGYSGGSVPTGFGAELAPKYAPELNIIGAAAGGVVVDPIHNLGYINGKQDWAGVIPALMAVYNETYDLNLAGYLSRKGTRILRQVAGQCIEQFADNYPGLTDRQLLQPQVGGILDVPGARQALSKNIMGTLGTPRAPMMLGVGNSDGTGDGVMITADVARLAGSFCRRGVPTTFTEYRGQSHTAAFIPWSVEALAFLDNRFAGRPTGGC